The Suncus etruscus isolate mSunEtr1 chromosome 7, mSunEtr1.pri.cur, whole genome shotgun sequence genome includes a window with the following:
- the RAP2B gene encoding ras-related protein Rap-2b, protein MREYKVVVLGSGGVGKSALTVQFVTGSFIEKYDPTIEDFYRKEIEVDSSPSVLEILDTAGTEQFASMRDLYIKNGQGFILVYSLVNQQSFQDIKPMRDQIVRVKRYERVPMILVGNKVDLEGEREVSYGEGKALAEDWSCPFLETSAKNKASVDELFAEIVRQMNYAAQPGADEGCCSACAIL, encoded by the coding sequence ATGCGCGAGTACAAGGTGGTGGTGCTGGGCTCGGGCGGCGTGGGCAAGTCGGCGCTCACCGTGCAGTTCGTGACGGGCTCTTTCATCGAGAAATACGACCCCACGATCGAGGACTTCTACCGCAAGGAGATCGAGGTGGACTCGTCGCCCTCGGTGCTGGAGATCCTGGACACGGCGGGCACCGAGCAGTTCGCCTCCATGCGGGACCTGTACATCAAGAACGGCCAGGGCTTCATCCTCGTCTACAGCCTGGTCAACCAGCAGAGTTTCCAGGACATCAAGCCCATGCGGGACCAGATCGTGCGCGTCAAGCGCTACGAGCGCGTGCCCATGATCTTGGTGGGCAATAAGGTGGACCTGGAGGGCGAGCGCGAGGTGTCGTACGGCGAGGGCAAGGCCCTGGCGGAGGACTGGAGCTGCCCGTTTTTGGAGACGTCGGCCAAAAACAAAGCGTCCGTGGACGAGCTCTTTGCCGAGATCGTGCGGCAGATGAACTACGCGGCGCAGCCCGGCGCGGACGAGGGCTGCTGCTCGGCCTGTGCCATCCTCTAG